The DNA region TCACACACATATAATATCTTACACCCATATGCCCATAGTGCAATACTAATTACATGAGAACTCGCCACAAACCAATAAAATGCGATTCACGACCAACTAGGCAAAAAGCTCATGGCCAAAGCCTGCTAAAGGCTCGTGGCACCCGACATGCTCTACAATGTGTCCTCATCTCTAATATTTTGCATGATGATATTGTGCGATGCCCCTTCAAACACACAACCATTCCTGTGATTCCATATACACCATCCACCAACACTACCAAAGAATTAAACCCCTTGCAATGATGCTTAGGGATGTGCTGCAATGCTTGGTGCCACCAATTGGTGAAAACCAGATCATCAGTTTCTGGAGTCAGTTGCTGCAGCCCAAACAAAGATAGAACAGAAAACCAGGCACTCCTGGTGGACACACAGGAAGTTAGCAGATGCTGCCCATTAAAGTGGGCAGCACTCAGGATGATCGAGACCACGTCAAGCCAAGATCAGCAATCAAACAACAATTCAATGAGGCTAACAATATAATGAATCTGCAGTGAGGAGCCCATGCCCTCCAAATTTCTTTCCAAGGTTCATAGTCCACCGATCCACAAAGAAACATGTGTAGGCTGATCTAGTTGTGAACTCACCTGAGGAGGATGGTGTCCATATGGGCTGATCCCCCACTCCAGGTGCGAGCTCAACCTCCGATAGCACATACCAAAGCTGAGGTACTCTTGTCAAGGCTGATGATGGTAAACCACCACGAATGTGACAATGCCTCCTGAACCGTTCTCCGATTAATAGAACATTATCTTAGCAAATAGGGCAATGGGCTGGTCTATACTCATTGCTCAATAGTTCCTTTGGTCTAAGCAGAGCATGTAGCTGGAAGTAATTTTAATGGTTAATAAAACAGAATAGCAAGACTACAACTCTACAAGGTGTTTTTTAAAATGTATTAATGAGTTATGGGTTTTACCATCTCATATGAGTGTTACTAATTTCTTTGCTTTACAGAGTTTCCTTGCAAGAAAATCATTGGATTTGCAGTTGCAGCGGATGGGGGCATTATCATCATCTGAAAGCATTTCTATCTCTGATAGCATTAATGATATATTCAAAAAGTGTAAGCTGATTCTTATGAAAATTTATTGCCAATAATAGACTGTTCTTTACATATCTTGTGATTATGCCTGGCAGTATGGGTTGAGCATGGTGATGAGCTAAGCCTGGAGTATGCTGGTTCTTATGCTTTGAAAGGGGATCTAGTGAGGTAATTTCTAGCATTTACTACCTCGATGATTAGTGAATAAACTGTGGCACTGTGCTATGCGTGGAACTTAGCTAACTTGCATGGCAACTGCCAATGTAACACAGATATGGAAGGCAGACGTTACCTGGGCTAATTAAAGATGGCATGAGTGCCCTTTCACGATATTATTTGAATAATTTTCATGACGGAGTGCGACAGGTAAGTGGCAGTTTTACTAGGCATTCTTGTATCGCTCCCAAATATTTTGCTCTAGTCCTATCAGCAATCTGTCCTCTTAGGTGCCAATCTTGTATGCCCTTCTGTTGTCCTCTAAACTTCAAACGATGTAGTAGTAGCATGAGTTCTTGTTATCATTTCCCTTTTCCATGCTTAAGGGTGCACTGTGAGATATATTGATCCAGATACAACTTTACAGCAATTTCTATTAATAATTTATTTTTCCCTGTACTTATGCTAGATTATTCATGCCAACATCCTCCTGCTTAGTGTTGCCTTTTTTATTCGACAAATTTATGCTTACGGTGTGCCTCTCTAAATGCATCATTATTTATCTTCAGGATGCTCTAGACCTGATTAGCGGTTATTATACAGTCAGTCAAGGCAGCTCTTCTCCTTTTCACACTGGTGGATTTGAATCTGCTTCGGTAATTAAATAATATTTTCCCTGCCTTATAGTGGGCCTTTTTATTTCACTGATGGGAATCACTACCCTTATATGGTTAAGCAACATCCTCccagaaaaaaaaaattgttAGAAAACTCTGCTCTTCTTCTCACCTTTTGCAATTGTTGGAAAATGTATTGCAGTATCTTCCTGTGGCTTCAGCAATCATAGTTGGTGGAATTACGGCGACGACTTTCACTCTCAGTCAAGGTCTGCCTGCTTATTTGTCTTAAGAGTTCAGAGGTTTTCATAGTGTCATGCTTCTTACCTGAATTGTGCTCATATTATCTCTAAATTGCACAAACTTCAAATTCTTATATTCATTGTTTCATCTTATCTGCAGTTGGACGAAATGCACAACCCTTCATCTCCCCCATTATCTGCGGGGGCTTGACAGTGGGAGTAGTAGCCTTGGTGAAAGCCAATGGAAAACAGTTTTGCTCTAGGCCCCGTCTGTGTGGTCTAATCTAATTCCTGGTCTTTTTTCCCCTCCATTATCACATCGCTCTTTATGTTAGAAATTAGGGATAAAAAGCATTAGAATGTTGTTTGCAAGAGTAGGTTAAATAAGGATAAGGAGGCAGGCCGGCCTGCCGGTCCTGCATACAGTTTAACTAAAAACAGATTAGACTGTCCAGTTCTAGTCCTGTAAACTCAAGCTGATCTGTAACCCCGGATTAGACTTCACATTTCATTTGTTCTTGGTATGTATCTGTGAATAAAGAACTGCGCCTCTAAATTTGTACACAGCCCAGGGACCATATCTTTCAGATTGAATGGTAGCGAAGATCTTGCATTGTGCGGAAAGTGTACCATTTCCGCGGTGGCTAATAATGCATAGAAAGACAGGTCGGGCCCTCTTTCGTTGTAGCGATTAGCGAAGGTGAGGCATCACAAACACGGCGGTCGCCGGCCTTATCAGGCACCGACGTTTGCAAAGAAAGGTCGCGCGGGGCAAAGGCATTAATGGAGGGTGAATGTAGGCAATGGTAGTGTAGAATTCATGCGTACAAAACGGGTTAAAATTGGTCTATGCTTGAATATGCTCAAGCTCAACGTTCAGAAATCGGTAAAGTATACACATTATTTACCAGTTTATTTTGTATGATTGACGATATATATACTGTGAAATGTTTTggttttttttccttctttctttctaCCTCAATAGGACTAGACAGTCAAAGCGAAGTTTGCAGCTTTCATCCCCGTTTCAGCATGCAATTTCTATGTTTGACTCCTGACTTCtattttatttcaaacaagAAGAAGATGGAGCTGGAGTTGTGCTGCCCTGCCCAAAAATAAGAGCACCAACCCCTTGTGGCAGGCCACGTTTCAAGGTGTCTAAATGTGGTTACAAGCACAAAACTACCCCAATCTCTTTCATCTCTTTGCTTTGCTACCCGCATCAGGAGCTCAAACTGACCTCCGTTATGTGGCATTTTACGAATCGAAACAAGGCTGTCTTTCTCGCATTGCTCCGCGTCCGTCCTCGGTTGCAGGTAAATCGATCTGAATTTGCATTCCTCTCCCCCTTAGAGGGTTGTTTCTATACTCATTGCTGGTCCTTTTGCACGACGCGGATCTACCAGCTTGAGTTCTTGGCGATCTCGTAGGAGGATTAGAGAGCAGGCACGTAATCGAGATAATTCCGCAGTGCAAAAACTGAGTTAACAGCCCAGGGCGCGGTCCTGTTGAGTTGTCAATGGGAAACAGCCCAACACAAGAACTGGCAACTGGTTCTGCCTCTCTTTCTCTGCATTTCTATCTCGATTCGTACATGTCCCTGGCGCATACTCAGCCTGTCAGCCAAGCCACAATTCCCTGCAGATGACAGCAAGGCCGACAACAAAGCACCGTCAAAACCGGCACCGCCGTCCACGTCCGCCGTCAGCAGCAAGACCAAGACAGGTACGGCGATGGTTCCCAGCATGCAGTTTGTGAAGGAGATGCTACGCACGCACGGCTCTCCTTTTCCTAATCGCAGTTTCTGCTACAAATCGCCAGACGTGGAGAGAGAGCAACTGTTCGATGGATCAAGCGACGTTCGCACGCCGAGGAAGAAAAGCACCCAGGAGATCCTCACCAAGTACAAATTCAAAGGGGTAATTTCCTTTCTACAGCACAGTTTGGCAAGCATTTCCAGTTTCTCACTTCACTGTGATGGTTTACCGGACTCTGAATTTCGCCGTCGCACGCCgcaggacgccgccgccgcggcggctcACGCCAAACAGAAGCTCATGGAGCGGCAGGAGAAACTCGCGGTAAATCATTCTGGTTTCAAGTTTCCCGTGTTTACGGGCGCTATCAGCCATGGTGACTCATCGCCATCGTCATCCTCCCTGTGGGCAGAGGATCACGGAGCAATCCGCGGAGCTGGAGAGCGAGGCCGAGAATTTCGCCACCCTCGCCCAGCAGATCAGGAAAAACATGGAGAACAAATGGTGGAAGTGATTGAGAATCCCACGGTCGGTGCGGCTGTGCCCGCTGCCTATACTGTAGCTTCACGCGCAGCGCCTCGACGTGGACGGAGCGGGGCTCGGTGCTACGCCACCGTGACGATTGGGTCGCCGGCACGTGGGCCCGCGAGCTGCGTGTCCCGCGCCAGCGACTCAGCGTCACGGTAACTGCGCGTTACGCATCCGAGTCCGCGGCGACGGTCTGGATCATCTGTAACTCGCCCGTCGGCTACAATCACGATCAGTGTATTCTTACTTCTGAGCATCAGCATCGCGATCGATTTCTCTCTGCTCGGTCACGGTCATTCAATCACCGCCAGCATCCGTTGCGCTCCGCATTCAAGCTGCTGCGTAGCAGCTAGCTAGCCGAACGAAAGCGAAGCGATGTGGTGGTGTTCAATCAACTCGCGTCGTCCCCTGCAGCAGTAGCATGTGTTTTCTTCCTCCGAAATTTCAGTTTCGGTTAGAAAATTAACAGGGTTTAAGATTAATTTGTACAACCCTATTAATTTTCTAACAATCTAGAAACCTGAGATAATTAATATGGCTGGAATTTCGGATGCACTGAAACCTAAGCGATTTGCTGAGGGTGATAACTTTAAAAGATGGCAGACTAGGGTTAAGTTCTGGCTCATGAGCATAAAGATCTGGTGGGTGATCTCACCAATTCTTCCTCTGTCTGAGGAGCAGAACCGCGCATTCGAGTTAGATAACTCGACTTGTGTTGGCTGCATCTTGTCTCTGTTATCTGATCAACTATGTGATATTTATATGAAATATGATGTGGCACGTGAAATATGGGAGGCCCTGGACCGCAAATATGCGGAATCAGATGCTGGAAGGGAACTCTATGTTAATGACCAGTACCATGAGTACAGAATGGT from Panicum hallii strain FIL2 chromosome 9, PHallii_v3.1, whole genome shotgun sequence includes:
- the LOC112875110 gene encoding uncharacterized protein LOC112875110; amino-acid sequence: MGNSPTQELATDDSKADNKAPSKPAPPSTSAVSSKTKTDVEREQLFDGSSDVRTPRKKSTQEILTKYKFKGDAAAAAAHAKQKLMERQEKLARITEQSAELESEAENFATLAQQIRKNMENKWWK